Below is a genomic region from Patescibacteria group bacterium.
ATACCGGAAAAATAAACTCTTTTGGCTGTATAATTCATGAGTGCGTAAGCCAAACTTGCAGCAGGCCTGTCTGTGATGGCGGCAATTTTATCAATACAGGAAAAGTAGATTCAAGCGGCTGTACGGTTTATTCATGCCAAGAAACTAATGTTATTTCCGAAAAGGTGAAATGTTGGTTTAAAGGCTCGCAAACCGAACAAAAGTGTTATGCCGCGGTTGATAATGATGGCCTTAGTTGCTCCGGCAAAGAATCTTGCATTATGGATGTTGTTAGAACTAAAGGAGAAAAAATAACCTGGAAAAGTTCTTGCGGCGGTTATGCCTATACGACGATGGATGGAACCGGCGGATATGATGGGCGCGGTGAGTATGCGGAATTTAATTGCGTCCCTGCCGCCATTCCCTCTGATGTTTCTACCCTTCCTGCTACCACCAAAGTCCAGGCTCCAACCGCAACTCCTAAAATAACGGAAAATAAAGTAGAAATAATTGAAATGAAATATATAGCCAAAGACATGGCTGACGACAAATACGACTCTATTCTTTCCGAGCTTAAACAGCTTCGCAATATCGTTAAAGAACAGCAGAATGAAATTAAATATTTAAAATCATTAGCCAGCGATTTAAAAGATTTATCGGAAAAAATGAAAAATGCGATTAATGATTTTATTACTTACGGCGTTGACGCTAATACGGTGAAGCTGGGCGCCGGCGAGAGGGCGGCGGTTATTAATTCTTATAAAGCGGCCTTCGCAAAATTACCGGAAACCGAAGCTGAATTAACCGATGCCATTAAAATCGCCAATGGCCGATTTCCGTCATTGATCAGCGATAAAGCCGAGAAAGCGGCTAAAGAGCAGTTTATTAAAATTTATAAGAGAGTTCCGGATTTAAATGATCCTAAAGATAATGTCGCTATTAAAGTTATGGCTTACGGGCTAAGGCAGAAAGCGGAAAACAGGAATTTAAACAGCGAAAAGTCCGGCATTAAAACTTTCAAGAGTATCTACGGCTATACGCCGAAAACCACCGAAGATTGGAACACCATGCAAGCCATTACTTATTCAGGCGCGGCTCGCGAGAAAGATTCTGACGGCGATTTATTGTCCGACGAGATGGAAGCGCAATATGGAACTAATCCGAACAAAGCCGATACCGACGGCGACGGCTTTAAAGACGGCGCAGAAGTGAACGGCGGCTTTAATCCGAAAGGAGAAGGCAAGTTATAATTTTAATGAATAATAATTAACGTGGGGCTAGCACCCCTTAAAATCTATGATTCCCAACAAAATCGTAACAATTTTCATCGGCGTTTTTTTAACGCTCGGTACAATTTATCTGGGTATTTTAAGCTGGAACGCGGTTAAGTCCCATGATTATATCGGCGTCAGTCCTAAAGAAAGCCATTCTTTTTATATTACCGGCGAAGGCAAGGTGACCGGCGTGCCTGACATAGCTAAAATTCAGCTGGGCTACAGCGTGGAAAAACCGACCGTGGCCGCGGCGCAAAAAGATAACAGCGATAAAATGAACGCCATGATAGACAAGCTGAAAAAAGATTTTCAAATTGACGTTAAAGACATCCAGACCGCCAATTATTATATTTCGCCACAGTATGACTGGAATGACAGCAAACAAACTTTAAGGAGCTATTTAGTCAGCCAGAGTTTAAATGTTAAATTAAGGCAGATGGATAAAGTTTCCAAAATCATTGAAGCCGCCGGTTCAATCGGCTTAAACCAGGTTGGCAATCTAAGCTTTGAGATTGATAATCCGGAAAAATTAAAGCAAGAAGCCCGCGAGAAAGCTTTGGCGCAGGCCAAAGAAAAAGCCGAAGCTTTGGCTAAGGTGGTCGGCGTTAAACTGGGTAAAGTCATTTCTTTCAGCGAATCAGCCAACGACAGCCAGCCGGTGCCGCTCTACGCCATGGATAAAGCGGCGGCAGGCATGGGCGGCGGCGGAACCGCGCCCGCGGTTGAAGCCGGCAGCAATGAGATCACGATATTCGCTACGGTGCAGTATGAGATATTATAAACCTTTAAAAACTTTTTTTAAAAAAGTTTTTAATATTTTCAAAAAATATAAGGTATCAAATAAAAATTTTATAGCGTGCAAAGCCCTACGGCCATAAAATTTTTATTTGATTACAAATGATGTATGCCTAAAATAAAAAAAATTACGGCCCGCGAAATTTTGGATTCGCGCGGCAATCCGACGGTGGAAACTTGCGTCTGGCTGGATAATGGCGCGCGCCTTAAGGCTAGCGTGCCTTCGGGCGCTTCTACGGGCGCGCATGAAGCCGTGGAATTGCGCGACGGCGATAAGGCCAGATACGGCGGACTGGGAGTTTTAGACGCGGTTAAAAATGTTGAGCAGAAAATCGCGCCGAAATTAATCGGCCTGGAAGCCGGCGATCAGGAAAAAATTGATGATTTAATGGTAAAGCTGGACGGCACGGAAAATAAAAGCAAGCTGGGCGCTAACGCTATTTTATCCGTATCGCTGGCTTGCGCTCGCGCCGGCGCTTTGGCTTTGGACGTTGAGTTATATGAATATATAAGCAAAAGCTATGCCTTAGGCATAACACGCTATACTCTGCCCACGCCTTGCTTTAACATTTTTAACGGCGGCAAGCACGCGGATACTAATTTGGATTTTCAGGAGTTTATGATTATTCCGGTTTTGGACGCCAGCTTTAAGGAAAAGGTCAGAATCGGCGCGGAAATTTTTCACTCTTTGGGCCAGGTTTTAAAAAGGGCCGGTTTTGACACTGACGTCGGCAACGAAGGCGGCTACGCGCCTGACATAGTTTCTTCCATCCAGGCCATTGAATTAATCATGGCCGCGGCCCTAAAAGCCGGGTTTAAGCCGGGAAGCCAAATCGCTTTGGGCGTAGACGTCGGCTCGTCCCAGCTTTATAACAAAGCTGACGGCAAATATATTTTTAAATTAGACCGAGCCAGCTTTACCGCGGCTACCTTAACCGGCTTGTATTACGAGTGGTTCAGAAAATATCCGATTATTTACATTGAAGACGGTTTGGCCGAAGATGATTGGGCCGGCTGGCGGGAGTTAAATAAAGAGCTGGGATCAAACGTTATGCTGGTCGGCGATGATTTGTTCGTAACCAATCTTGAGCGTTTAAGGCAAGGGCTAAAAGAGCGCGCGGCCAACGCTATTTTAATCAAGCCCAATCAGGTCGGAACTTTAACTGAAACCATTAATTGCGTTAAGCTGGCTAAAAAACATAATTATAAAATCATCGTCTCCCATAGAAGCGGCGAAACCACGGATGACTTTATCGCTGATTTGGCCGTGGCGGCCGGCGCTGATTATATTAAAGCCGGCTCGCTCGCTCGTGGCGAAAGAGTGGCGAAATACAATCGGCTGATGGAAATTGAAGATGGATTAAAATGACAAATAAATTCTATAATTGTCATTGCGAGAAGCCCTGTACTCAGGGCGACGAAGCAATCTAACGTACTATTTATTATAATTACAGATTGTTTCTGCAATAAAGATTTATTTTATTTAAACTGTTTGTGAGATTGCTTCACCCCGAGTACGGGGTTCGCAATGACAGATTTTACGTTTTTTATGCCTAAACAAGAAAAATCAGATAAACCGTTAAAAAATATCCTGCCCATGATTCTCGTCATCCTTGACGGCTGGGGCCTGGCCGCGGCGAATAAAGGCAATGCTATTTTTTTATCTAAAACTCCGACCATGGACGGCCTAATAAAGAAGTATCCGAATACCAAGATTTACGCCCATGGCAAATACGTCGGACTGCCCGGATTCCAATCAGGCAACAGCGAAGCCGGCCATATGAATATCGGCGCCGGACGCGTAGTTGAGCAGGACGCGGTTAAAATTTCCAAGAGCATTAATGACGGCACTTTTTTAAAGAATGCCGGTTTTATTGAGGCAATCAGGCATGTTAAAAAAAATAAAAGCCGGCTCCATTTAATGGGCATGATTTCCAACGGCATGAGCGCGCATAGCGATCCGGATCATTTATTGGCCTTAATGTCTTTAGCCAGAGAAAAAGGCGTGGGAGAAGTTTATCTGCATTTGTTTACCGATGGCCGGGATTCGCCGAAATATGTTTCGTTAAAATTGATCGCGGATATTCAAAAAGCCTTTAAAAACGGCGAAGCCATCGCTACGGTTATGGGCAGATTTTACGCCATGGACAGAAAAAAGGCTTGGGAAAGGACTAAAGAAGCTTATGATGCCCTGGTTGACGGCGCGGGCAGAAAAGCCGAAAGCGCCCAGGCGGCCATAACCGAGAGCTATAACAGGGGCGAAAGCGATGAGTTTGTTGAACCGTATATTATTATGAAAGACGGCCGGCCTTTGCCGAGGATAGCTTCGGGCGATAGCGTGATATTTTTTAATTTAAGGTCCGACCGGGCCAGGCAGTTAGCCAAATTTTTTGTGCAAAAAGACCTTTGCGAGCTTAATAAGTCCTGCTTTACCAGAAAAAAATTTCTTAAGGATTTATTGTTTGTGGCCATGACTGATTTTGGGCCGGATTTAGACAGCATTTTAACCGCTTTCCCGTCGGCTGATTTAAAAAAGACTTTGCCGATGCAGCTTAAGGATTTAAGGCAGCTGTATATCGCGGAAACGGAAAAATACGCCCATGTGACTTATTTTTTTAATGGCGGCTTTGCCGATCCGGTTAACGGCGAAGCCAGGCGGGTTATTCCTTCGCCTGACGTAAAATCATATGATGCCACCCCGGCCATGAGTTCAAACGGCTTGACTAAAGAGATATTGGATAATTTAGCTAAAAAAAAGTACGATTTTACGGTTTTGAATTTTGCTGCGCCGGATATGATCGGCCATACGGGTAATTTATCCGCCGGCATAGAATGCTGCCATGAGGTTGATAAATGTTTGGGAGAAATCGTGAAAGCTTATTTACGAGCGAGCGGCACTATTCTTATAACCGCGGATCATGGCAATATTGAAGAGATGGTTAATTTAAAAACTGGAGAAATAGATACCGAGCATTCAAGCAACCAAGTGCCGTTTATAGCGGTAAATAAAAATATGGCCGCTAAGGCTAAATTAAGAAGCAACGGAGTCTTGGCCGATGTCGCGCCGACAATATTAAAATTACTGGGTTTTGATCAGCCGGAAGAAATGACCGGACAGAGCTTAATAAAATAATTTTCAATTTCAAAAAACATTTATGGCAGAAAAAAAACAACAAGCGCGACCTAAACCGGTAGTTTTAATGGTTCTTGACGGCTGGGGCATAGCTAATCCCTATACCGGCAACGCTATCAGCCAAGCCAATACACCAAATATAAAAAGTTACATCGCTAAGTATCCGGCCATGGCTTTAGTGGCTTCCGGCGAAGGAGTCGGTTTGCCATGGGGAGAGTCGGGCAATAGCGAAGTCGGCCATTTGAATTTAGGCTTAGGCAGAATTTTATACCAGAATCTTCCCAGGATCAATAAAGCTATCGCCGACCGCAATTTTTATAAAAATAAAATTTTACTCAAGGCGATTGATCATGTTAAAAATAATAAATCAAAATTGCATTTTCTCGGCTTGGCTTCCAACGGCTGCGTTCATTCTTCGCTGGAGCATCTTCAGGCTTTAATCGCTTTAGCGGCGGAAAAGCAAGTTAATGAATTTTATGTTCATGCGATTTTAGACGGCAGAGACACGCAGTTTAATTCCGGTTTGAATTTTATTAAAGAAGTGGAGGCGTCTCTAGCCGGAACTAAAGGCAAAATCGCTTCTCTCCATGGCCGGTTTTACGCTATGGATCGGGATAATCACTGGGATAGGACGATTAAATCGTATGAAGCTATGGCGCTAGGCGCGGGTGAAAAAAGCGAGTCGGCGGAGAAAGCGGTTGAAGCCAGTTATGAAAAAAAGATATATGACGAGGAGTTTATGCCGACGGTCATAACCGCGGACGGCAAGCCGCTGGCTAAAATTGAAGACGGCGACGCGGTAATATTTTTTAATTACCGCCCTGACCGGGCGCGAGCGCTTACCAAAGCTTTTGTTTTGCCGGGCTTTGAAAAGTTTAAGCGTAAAAAATATTTGAATATTCTTTTCGCCACCTTCGCCGAATATGAAAAAAATTTGCCGGTGGAAGTGGTTTTCCCTCCGGAAGTTTTAAAAAATACTTTGGGCGAAGTTTTGTCCGGCGCCGGCTTAAAGCAGCTGCGGATCGCGGAAACGGAAAAATACGCCCACGTGACTTATTTTTTTAACGGCGGCCGCGAAACAAAGTCCGAAGGCGAGGACCAGATATTGGTTCCGTCCCCGGCCGTGCCGAGCTATGACCTTAAGCCGGAGATGTCGGCTTTGGAAGTGACCGATAAAGTGATTAAGGCGATTGAAGAGGACAATTACGATTTTATTTTATTGAATTTCGCCAATACCGACATGGTAGGGCATACGGGCAATTTAAACGCGACTATCAAGGCGGTTGAGGCGGTTGATAAATGCGTCGGCAAAATTGTTAATACGGTTTTAGGCAAAAGCGGCTTGTTGTTTATTACGGCTGATCATGGCAATGCTGAAGGACTGTTTAATATGCAAACCGGGCAAATTGATAAAGAGCATTCGGCCAATCCGGTGCCGTTTTTGATTATCGGCAAAGATTACGAAGGTAAAAGCTTGTCTTTGCCCGACGCGCCCGGCGGCGATTTAAGCCTGCTTCAGCCCCAGGGCATGCTGTCCGACGTGGCGCCGACGGTTCTTAAGGCCATGGGGTTGGAAAAACCAAGCGAGATGACAGGGAGAAGTTTAATATAATTTTTATGTCTATTTTAGTTATAAATTCCGGCTC
It encodes:
- a CDS encoding SIMPL domain-containing protein (The SIMPL domain is named for its presence in mouse protein SIMPL (signalling molecule that associates with mouse pelle-like kinase). Bacterial member BP26, from Brucella, was shown to assemble into a channel-like structure, while YggE from E. coli has been associated with resistance to oxidative stress.), with protein sequence MIPNKIVTIFIGVFLTLGTIYLGILSWNAVKSHDYIGVSPKESHSFYITGEGKVTGVPDIAKIQLGYSVEKPTVAAAQKDNSDKMNAMIDKLKKDFQIDVKDIQTANYYISPQYDWNDSKQTLRSYLVSQSLNVKLRQMDKVSKIIEAAGSIGLNQVGNLSFEIDNPEKLKQEAREKALAQAKEKAEALAKVVGVKLGKVISFSESANDSQPVPLYAMDKAAAGMGGGGTAPAVEAGSNEITIFATVQYEIL
- the eno gene encoding phosphopyruvate hydratase, producing the protein MPKIKKITAREILDSRGNPTVETCVWLDNGARLKASVPSGASTGAHEAVELRDGDKARYGGLGVLDAVKNVEQKIAPKLIGLEAGDQEKIDDLMVKLDGTENKSKLGANAILSVSLACARAGALALDVELYEYISKSYALGITRYTLPTPCFNIFNGGKHADTNLDFQEFMIIPVLDASFKEKVRIGAEIFHSLGQVLKRAGFDTDVGNEGGYAPDIVSSIQAIELIMAAALKAGFKPGSQIALGVDVGSSQLYNKADGKYIFKLDRASFTAATLTGLYYEWFRKYPIIYIEDGLAEDDWAGWRELNKELGSNVMLVGDDLFVTNLERLRQGLKERAANAILIKPNQVGTLTETINCVKLAKKHNYKIIVSHRSGETTDDFIADLAVAAGADYIKAGSLARGERVAKYNRLMEIEDGLK
- the gpmI gene encoding 2,3-bisphosphoglycerate-independent phosphoglycerate mutase, with protein sequence MPKQEKSDKPLKNILPMILVILDGWGLAAANKGNAIFLSKTPTMDGLIKKYPNTKIYAHGKYVGLPGFQSGNSEAGHMNIGAGRVVEQDAVKISKSINDGTFLKNAGFIEAIRHVKKNKSRLHLMGMISNGMSAHSDPDHLLALMSLAREKGVGEVYLHLFTDGRDSPKYVSLKLIADIQKAFKNGEAIATVMGRFYAMDRKKAWERTKEAYDALVDGAGRKAESAQAAITESYNRGESDEFVEPYIIMKDGRPLPRIASGDSVIFFNLRSDRARQLAKFFVQKDLCELNKSCFTRKKFLKDLLFVAMTDFGPDLDSILTAFPSADLKKTLPMQLKDLRQLYIAETEKYAHVTYFFNGGFADPVNGEARRVIPSPDVKSYDATPAMSSNGLTKEILDNLAKKKYDFTVLNFAAPDMIGHTGNLSAGIECCHEVDKCLGEIVKAYLRASGTILITADHGNIEEMVNLKTGEIDTEHSSNQVPFIAVNKNMAAKAKLRSNGVLADVAPTILKLLGFDQPEEMTGQSLIK
- the gpmI gene encoding 2,3-bisphosphoglycerate-independent phosphoglycerate mutase, with the translated sequence MAEKKQQARPKPVVLMVLDGWGIANPYTGNAISQANTPNIKSYIAKYPAMALVASGEGVGLPWGESGNSEVGHLNLGLGRILYQNLPRINKAIADRNFYKNKILLKAIDHVKNNKSKLHFLGLASNGCVHSSLEHLQALIALAAEKQVNEFYVHAILDGRDTQFNSGLNFIKEVEASLAGTKGKIASLHGRFYAMDRDNHWDRTIKSYEAMALGAGEKSESAEKAVEASYEKKIYDEEFMPTVITADGKPLAKIEDGDAVIFFNYRPDRARALTKAFVLPGFEKFKRKKYLNILFATFAEYEKNLPVEVVFPPEVLKNTLGEVLSGAGLKQLRIAETEKYAHVTYFFNGGRETKSEGEDQILVPSPAVPSYDLKPEMSALEVTDKVIKAIEEDNYDFILLNFANTDMVGHTGNLNATIKAVEAVDKCVGKIVNTVLGKSGLLFITADHGNAEGLFNMQTGQIDKEHSANPVPFLIIGKDYEGKSLSLPDAPGGDLSLLQPQGMLSDVAPTVLKAMGLEKPSEMTGRSLI